In Halobacteriovorax marinus SJ, the following proteins share a genomic window:
- the tig gene encoding trigger factor, whose translation MSYTVETINDCTKKLVFNFETLDLTAEIKTAIIQKQKTTSLKGFRKGKAPLSMVEQVYGPQIQSEALNQFVQNQFFDAVQKEELRICGYPTFENMNYEEGKSVKFDALVEIFPTVEVKNLDKITVAKETVSVSDEDVAAMEKNYLGSRAEMKEVEGDVKLEKGHFAVLNFQGEKEDGERPENMKGEEFLLEIGSGQFIPGFEDGMIGMKKGEKKNIELTFPGDYHVEDLKEAKVTFETELLEIKQKIFPDFTDELAKEFGFESVEDFKTKTKDNLFKQKEREVAEKMHQEILEKLIEANTFDVPASLVSQQEASLREDLSRNLKGQGFNDEMLKEYFEKWSGDMTDKATFQVRSGLILDNLAKKFNVEASDSDFDAKIEEMAAGSGMQADQIKSYYASDAKLKGNLMYAIREEKTFEKIKEEIKLK comes from the coding sequence ATGTCTTATACAGTTGAAACGATTAATGATTGTACAAAGAAACTTGTATTTAATTTTGAAACTTTAGATCTAACTGCTGAAATTAAAACAGCAATTATTCAAAAACAAAAAACAACATCTCTTAAGGGATTTAGAAAAGGTAAAGCTCCTTTGAGCATGGTTGAGCAAGTTTACGGACCTCAGATCCAATCAGAAGCGTTAAATCAATTTGTTCAAAATCAATTCTTTGATGCTGTTCAAAAAGAAGAGTTAAGAATTTGTGGATACCCAACTTTTGAAAATATGAATTACGAAGAAGGGAAATCTGTAAAGTTTGATGCTTTAGTAGAAATTTTTCCAACAGTTGAAGTTAAAAACTTAGATAAAATCACTGTAGCTAAAGAGACAGTTTCTGTATCTGATGAAGACGTTGCAGCGATGGAAAAGAATTACCTAGGTTCTAGAGCAGAGATGAAAGAAGTTGAAGGTGATGTTAAGTTAGAAAAAGGTCACTTTGCAGTTCTTAACTTCCAAGGTGAAAAAGAAGATGGTGAAAGACCAGAAAATATGAAAGGTGAGGAATTCTTACTTGAGATTGGTTCGGGACAATTTATTCCAGGTTTTGAAGATGGAATGATTGGAATGAAGAAAGGTGAGAAGAAGAATATTGAATTAACTTTCCCTGGTGACTACCACGTAGAAGATCTAAAAGAAGCTAAAGTTACTTTTGAAACTGAGCTATTAGAAATTAAGCAAAAGATCTTCCCAGACTTCACTGATGAACTAGCTAAAGAATTTGGTTTTGAGTCAGTAGAAGATTTCAAAACTAAAACAAAAGATAATCTTTTTAAGCAAAAAGAAAGAGAAGTTGCAGAGAAGATGCACCAAGAAATTCTTGAAAAGCTAATTGAAGCAAATACATTTGATGTTCCAGCTTCTCTTGTATCTCAACAAGAAGCTAGCTTAAGAGAAGACCTTTCTAGAAACCTTAAAGGACAAGGTTTCAATGATGAGATGCTTAAAGAGTATTTTGAGAAGTGGTCTGGAGACATGACTGATAAAGCAACTTTCCAAGTTCGTTCAGGATTAATTTTAGATAACCTTGCTAAGAAATTTAACGTTGAAGCAAGTGACTCTGACTTTGATGCTAAGATTGAAGAAATGGCCGCTGGATCAGGAATGCAAGCTGATCAAATCAAGAGCTACTATGCTTCTGATGCAAAGTTAAAAGGAAATTTAATGTATGCGATCAGAGAAGAGAAGACTTTTGAGAAGATCAAAGAAGAAATCAAGTTAAAGTAA
- the truA gene encoding tRNA pseudouridine(38-40) synthase TruA: MSFYKIILRYKGTQYQGWQKQPHTSQTIQGQLEKALKKISKSDEIHTIGSGRTDSGVHALGQVVRVQIPLELEPLSLLKALNSHLPNDIECIHSENSSELFNPVFDAKDKTYKYLFSLNGRRNALVDDSMTCLDRPMDIEKMREACELFIGEHDFADFYTVGTDISSTVRVIYDCKLHLEKQQGFLGEVYPEHYIFEVKGSGFLKQMVRLMVGTLWNIGLGKVELADLKMALNSPSGAKLAAVAPSNGLYLCEVNY, from the coding sequence TTGAGTTTTTATAAAATAATTCTTAGGTATAAGGGAACTCAATATCAGGGCTGGCAAAAGCAGCCCCACACTAGTCAAACTATTCAAGGTCAATTGGAAAAGGCTTTGAAGAAAATATCAAAGTCAGATGAAATTCATACGATAGGCTCGGGAAGAACTGACTCTGGGGTACATGCCTTGGGTCAAGTGGTGAGAGTTCAAATTCCTCTAGAGCTTGAGCCTCTATCACTTCTTAAGGCCCTCAATTCTCACCTTCCAAATGATATTGAATGCATTCATAGTGAAAACTCAAGTGAGCTCTTTAATCCAGTTTTTGATGCTAAGGATAAAACTTATAAGTATCTCTTTAGTTTAAATGGAAGAAGAAATGCTTTAGTTGATGATTCTATGACCTGCCTAGATAGACCAATGGACATTGAAAAGATGAGAGAGGCGTGTGAGCTCTTTATCGGTGAGCATGACTTTGCTGATTTTTATACTGTTGGAACTGATATTTCTAGCACGGTAAGAGTTATCTATGATTGTAAGCTGCACTTAGAAAAGCAGCAGGGATTTCTTGGGGAAGTTTATCCAGAGCACTATATTTTTGAAGTTAAAGGGAGCGGATTCCTAAAGCAAATGGTTAGGCTTATGGTGGGAACTCTCTGGAATATTGGTCTTGGTAAGGTGGAGTTAGCAGACTTGAAAATGGCCTTAAATTCGCCTTCGGGCGCAAAGCTTGCTGCTGTCGCGCCATCTAACGGTCTCTATTTGTGTGAAGTTAATTATTAA